From the Actinomadura luzonensis genome, the window CCGCGACCAAACCGGCCCGCCCCGGCGTCGGTGAGGTGGTCGAAGTCGACCGGACCATCAACGCCAGCGGCCTGGTCGCCTTAAGGCGGTCGGCAGTGCTCGGTTGGCTACCAGTTCGCCGGACGCCGGCTGACCGTCCGCGTCGACGGCATCTTGCTGCACCTTGCCGATGGACGCACGCTGCTGCGAACCCTGCCCAACCCGCTCACTAGCGATGAGATGGCCCGCCTCCGGGACGCCCGCCCCGCCGGCCCCGAACCCCAACCGGCCGCCGAACCCGTCCACGTGCAGCGGCGCCTCAGCAGCCGCGGCCAGCTCTCCATCGCCGGCCAGCGTATCCGCGTCGGCATCGGCCACGCCGGAGCAACCGTGACCGTCGAGGACCCGGGGGGACCTTCCGTATCACCCACGCCGGCCAGATCATCGCCGAGGTCGCCCGCACCACCGCCACCAAGCCAATCACCCGGTTCAAAGTCCGCAGGCCCCAGCATCAACGGGAGATCACATCGGGCGGGTAGAACTGCGTTCATGGATCAGGTGAAGCTGCAACAGGCCCTGGACGAGATCTTCGACCAAACCCTGCTCCACCACAGCTACGTGGACTACCTGCGCGACTATCAGCTCGTGATCCACGCCACCGCCGACCCCAGAACCGGGATCGCGCCGACGACGTTGCGCTACCTGTTCCGCCACTGCGTGCAGGCCAACTGCGTCACAACCGTGCCGGCCGGCACCTGGCGCACCTCCCTCGATGACCGGCTTACTACCTACGAAACCGGTGTCGACCTCGACGGATACGTCTGGGGAGTCAACTGGCAGGAGCTCTACCCCGGAGCCACGCTCATCGCCGACTCACCAACCGCCCGGCACTGGGCCACAGCTATCGGCATCGACTTCCATGAAGTCCGGATCCAAACCAACGCCCACGACCTCACCCTGATCTTCTCCGACCTGCGGATTGAAGAACTCCCGCCTGAATCACCGGGACCAGACCACAGATTCCCGATTCAATAGGCATCAAGAGAACGACAGATCATCTAGCCGGAGTGTCACCCGCCTCCCGAGCCGGATCTGTCGCACGGGTCACGAAACTCGACACTGCCGCCATGCTTCGATGATCTTGGTTGCTACGTCCGAACGCCTCTCCTCAGCGCCAGACCTAATCAAGCTGTGGTTCCGGTTCGTGCCGCGGGAGGGCTGGCTTCCCAACGACATCGAAGGGCTCTGGGCCACGCGCTTGAGCCAGGACGCTGTCCGCGTGGCGAACGTCTCTTTCCTACAGGACGGCGTGGCCGAGGGCGATGTGGCGCTTGGTCACCAACGCCTGGAGAAGCGCCTGACGATTGGCTCGTTCACGGGCTCTCATCGAATGAGTCCACGTTCCACAGCGCCGGCAGGTCGCTCCCGCAGAAGACGCAGACGAAGTCGTCCTCTCGGACGATGTTGCGCTCCTGGCAGGTGGGGCAGCGCCGGAACACCACCTCCTGCGTGAAGCCCGGCGGATATCCCAGGCAGGCCCGGTCCAGAGCTGCGGCGACCGCCGTCCATGAGCTGGTGTCCGGGCAGTATCCAGTCGAGTGGTTGCTGACCTCGACTACCGTCCAGCGGCCTGCCTCACCGCTGAAGCTGATCTCACCGGCGCTCAGCACCGGTCCGCCTCCGGCACATGCGACATGCTCGCTACGGCGGGGTGCCAGCCGCAAGACGCCGTCCATGTCGACCACAAAGGTGAACGGCTCGGCAAGTTCCGCGGGCGTGCGCTCGGCGATCCAGTCGTCGAAGTCATTCCTCGAACGGATGGGGTGGCCTGCGCTGTCAGCGCGGATCGCGGTCTTCAAATGGGCCGGTCCCGCGTACCGATAGCTCCGCTGCCGATCCTGCACGCGAGCCAACTTAGACCAGTTCCGCGGCAGGCCGTTGGCGATCAGATGAAAGGTCTCACCGTACGAGGCGAGAGAGCAGGGCGCGCCATGTGGCGTAGCCCGCTCGTGTGTTCATACGGTGGGTCTCGTAGATCGTTCCAGTGCCTGCTTCGGCGCGTCGATAGTAGGTCTGGCCGCCTGCCGCGCACAGTTCATAGATGACGTCGGCGCAGTGGCTGTCGACGACGCGTGAATACTGACCCCCAGGCGACGGCTGAATGTTGACCCCTCCACTCTCTGGAGGGTGATCAAGGTGGAGGACTGGGCGGAGATCCGCCGGCTGCACCGGGCCGAGGGCATGCCGATCAAGGCGATCGCGCGGCATCTGGGCGTCGCCAGGAACACGGTGCGGCCGGCGTTGTCGCCGTTGCGTGGGATCTCTACGTCGCTTGCCAAGGTGCCGAGCGAGCACTTGCGAAATACGTGATAGTTGGTCGACCTAAACTAGAAGAGGTCAGAGGAGCGCTGGAGTCCGCCATGAGCGAGGCGTCCCGGGCACGTGGAATATTCTTGAGTAACGGTCGTGCTCCCTTGGAGGGAAAGAGGATCCCTCTCCAAGGCGAACCAAGTCTCTGACTCCAAACCGCTCTTCAGGGCGGGGCAAGTTGCCTTCATCAGAGCATACCGGGAACTGTACCCGGCTCCGGAAGTCCAGGTATTGGGGCTCCAAAGGAGTCCACTTCTGGCTCCAGAAGTGCCTCTATGCGCTCCGATTCCTCTTCCGTAAGGTTCTCTCCGAATGAGAGGATTCGGTCCTCGAACTTGTCCATCAATCGCTCAGTAACTAGGCCGATAAACATCGACGCACGAAGGAGCTCATCCCCCATATACTCACAACCCTCCATGGAAACGAGGGCGAATGAACGCTCATGGAAGTAGTTGTGAGCTAGGAAATTGCGAATCCTTCTAACTCTGTCTATGTCTCGTTCGAGCTGCCCTAGCTCACCGCCGAAACGGGATCCCAGCTCTCGCCTAAGTCGCTCAATAGGCTTTCGAGCTAAGTCGAGTGCATCGCTCTCAAGGGCTTCAACTGTGGTCGCAGTGCCCATGGCCAGTGATATCAGAATTAGGGTATGTTCGAGCTCCTGTGCCTGCTCCATAGCGCGCGCATAGTCCAAATGAACTTCCTGGAATCTCTCACGCAACTCCTGGCGAGCCAGCGCCCGATCCTTCTTTTTCCCCACGATATCCACCATACGTACATTGCCTTGATGAGGCCACCGATTTCGATCAGACCCGACCTCATTTGGCATCGGCCTGATCACCTCACGGGCTGGAGATCTCCACCGGCGGCATTCTCTGTCCTTCACCCACCTCGGAGGGTGCAAGCGTCACCACGGGCCGTCTGCCTTTGTTCGACGAGGACACCGTCCTCGTGATCGCCCACTGGGCCTACGCCGGACAAGGGCTATCCGCCGGCGACCAACTCCTCGCCACGGCCATCACCGGTACACCGTTCTCAGGTCCAACCCGCTAGGAGGCCACCCATGAATGACCTCGTGCTCACCGTTGACGAGGCCGCTGCGCGGCTCCGCGTCAGCCGGTGGACCCTCTACACCCTGATCCGCTCAGACCGACTCCGAAGCTTCAAGGTCGGCCGCCGTCGCCTCATCGAGGTTGAGGCGCTGAACGAGTGCATCAAGACCCTGGCAGAGGTGGCCTGATGACGAAGACGACACTCGGCACGCCCGAGGAAGAGCCCAAGCGCCGCACCGGCCGCATCCGTAAGCGCTCAAACGGTGAGGGAAGCATCTGGTCGCGCAAGGATGGCCGCTACGGCTACGCCGCCTTCGTTCAGACCACGGCGGGCACCGTCAAGCGCGTCCAGGGCTCCGCCCGTACCCAGGAGGACGCGAGGAAGAAGCTGACCGAGCTTCTCCGCCAGGCCGACGAGGGCATACCCGTCTCGTCCGAGAATTGGACGCTGGCCGACTTCCTGACGTACTGGCTCAAGCACATCGTCAGCCAGGAGCGGCGCCCCAAGACCTACCAGGGGTACGAGGGCGTCGTCCGGCTTCACCCCATCCCTGGTCTTGGCAAGAAGGGCCTCGGCAAGCTCAACGCCCAGGACGTCCGCCTCTTCATCAATCGCGTCCGCTCCGAATGCCAGTGCTGCCGAAACGGTTGGGATGCTTCCCGCGAGAAGCCGGTGTGCTGAGCTCTGAAGAGCGGACAGTGCTGCGAGTCCCGCCTGTCCACCCGCATGGTCCAGTCCATGCACGCGGTCCTGCGGAACGCTCTGGAGTGCGCCGTACGCGAGGAGATCATCGCGCGCAACGTCGCCAAGCTCGTCAAGGTCCCGGTGCCCAAATCAAGGTCAACCGCGGCCTGACCGTCCCGCAGGCCCGCGCCGTTCTCAAGGCCGCCCGGGACCACCGCCTCTACGCGCTGTACGTCCTGGCGCTCTGCCTCGGCCTGCGCCGTGGGGAACTCCTCGGGCTCCGCTGGACGGACGTCAACCTTGAGGCCGGCAAGTTGGAAGTGGTCCAAACCCTCCAGCGGGTCGCGGGCCGCCTCCAGTTCGTCCGTCCCAAGACCTCCGACTCGGAACGGACCGTCCCGCTGCCGCCCTATCTGTGTGGAGGCCCTGAAGGAGCACCGAAGGAAGCTGTTCGCCGAACGCTCGGACCGCTGGGAGGAGTGGAAAGAACATGGCCTGGTCTTCCCCTCGCGCTGCGGGACCCCGATGGAGCCGGACAACCTACGGAGGAGTTGGGGAGCGATCCGCAAAGCCGCCGGCCTCGGAGAGATGAGGTTCCACGACCTCCGCCACACCTGCGTGACGCTCCTGCTAAACCTCGGCGTCCCGCCCCAGGTCGTCCGGGACATCGTCGGTCACAGCGACATCGAAGTGACCGACGATCTACGCTCACGCATCCCTCGACGACAAGCGCAACGCACTACGCAAGCTCGGAGATGCCTTGGGCTGATTCCAAGTTCTGCCTTGCTGGAGGCCGCCGCCCATCAGGGTGGTGGCCTCCCATCGTGCTCCAGCCCATCCCCCTTGATTGATGTGGAGAGATCGCCGAGCGAGCTGCTTCACTCTCGGTATGGGCCAAGCGCTTGACCTCGTTGTCCGATTTGCCACCACCGGCCGACTCGGACCCCTGCACTGCGGCATGCCGTTGCAGAATCTGGAGACCCTGATCGGGCCATTCCACGACCGCATGCACGACTCCAAGCCTCGCCGATGGCGGCCCCGACTCCATTTCTGGGACGATCTTGAGGTCTTGATCTGCCATGGGCTCGTGATCGATGTCGGAGTACCCCTGTGGCGTGACACAGTTGCCCTGCCCACCGCACTGTCCGGCTGGGAGCGGCCCATACCTGCCCGGCTCGACATGCTGGAGGTCCTCAGCGCCCTGGACACGGCTGGATGCGAGCGGGAAGAAGCGCCAGACATCGTCGTAGGCGACGGGGCTCGCGGCATCCGGACTCGTCGGCATGACGTTTGCCTCGTCTTCGCGCCCGAACGCCATTCAAGAGATTCACGTCTGCACAAGATCTACAAGTCAGACCCTGAAGCAGATCAGAACGATCATTCGCCCCGGCGAGGACGGGTGACTCAATGAAGCGTCGGGGACGTTGCTGTCACGGTTGCTGTCGCCAGACATCAAAAGCCCCGAACGATGATCCGTTCGGGGCGTTTTTGCTGTTCGAAGCTGGTGGTCAGGGGCAGGGTCGAACTGCCGACCTTCCGCTTTTCAGGCGGACGCTCGTACCAACTGAGCTACCTGACCCAGAGCGGTCCTGACGGGACTTGAACCCGCGACCTCCACCTTGACAGGGTGGCGAGCACTCCAAACTGCTCTACAGGACCTTGCTTGCCTTGCGGCGTTTCTTGCTGTTTGCGCTCGCTTAGCTTACCAGCTCTTCGGTGGTCTTCGACCGGCCGTTTCGCTCGTGCGCCAGGCGCTCGCGGTGCCCCCAACGGGATTCGAACCCGTGCCGCCGCCTTGAAAGGGCGGTGTCCTAGGCCGCTAGACGATGGGGGCCCTTAGGATTCCCTGTCGCCTTCCGTCGGAGACCTCTGAAGCATAGGGGACGATTGCCCTTGATGCCAAAGTGGCGGTCCGGCGTCGGGTGACGCGGAGCCGGTGACCATCCCCGTTGGCGACGGGGCGTTCGACGGCTCCGGAGAAATCATACGTTGTGGGTCGGGCTCCACGTGACGTTGGATGTACACGGATTGCTCGCCGAGCCCGCCGAGCGTGATGTCGTCCCA encodes:
- a CDS encoding helix-turn-helix domain-containing protein; amino-acid sequence: MNDLVLTVDEAAARLRVSRWTLYTLIRSDRLRSFKVGRRRLIEVEALNECIKTLAEVA
- a CDS encoding tyrosine-type recombinase/integrase, producing MEALKEHRRKLFAERSDRWEEWKEHGLVFPSRCGTPMEPDNLRRSWGAIRKAAGLGEMRFHDLRHTCVTLLLNLGVPPQVVRDIVGHSDIEVTDDLRSRIPRRQAQRTTQARRCLGLIPSSALLEAAAHQGGGLPSCSSPSPLIDVERSPSELLHSRYGPSA
- a CDS encoding YxiG-like protein; translated protein: MDQVKLQQALDEIFDQTLLHHSYVDYLRDYQLVIHATADPRTGIAPTTLRYLFRHCVQANCVTTVPAGTWRTSLDDRLTTYETGVDLDGYVWGVNWQELYPGATLIADSPTARHWATAIGIDFHEVRIQTNAHDLTLIFSDLRIEELPPESPGPDHRFPIQ